The sequence CcttaaccggccctcaacccgattaaaatggaagggccggttccgggttggcccggcccggcccgtttgacacctatACATAGCACATAATATACAAATATGGGAGCATTGGGTGGCTCCGCACCATAATGTAACGGCTGCGTAAAATAAAAGTAACGAAATGACCAGGGCATTGTTTAAACAAATATACCTAACTTGATGAGTCACAAAAGCTAAGGTACGATATACAAAACCCAGAAATGTAATGTCTTAAACTTTGTAATTTCCATTATTACCAAATACATTAATATCTTAAACTTTGTATCGAGTAAATAGATAGTCCAACCACACATAGTACAATGAAATAAAGAGTACTGTATTTagcaaaaacacataaaaaagcATCCAAACCAAAATGAAACATTCAATTGCTCGCATCATCTCTATTTCCAATCCTTATAGTATCTATGTATGATTTTCCAACAAGCTCTCGAGAAAAAAATCCCTTAAAGTAATCAACAACTCCAATCCTCCTAAATTGTGCAGGAGTTTGAGCAGTGAGGAGACTAGGTGCTGGACCTAAATCACCATCCAATTTGGGGCTCAAAAGTGTTGCAATCGACATCCTTTCCCTCTCCTTACTAACCATAGCTCGATGTTCTATGCTTTTGTAAATTCCATTTGTCACAATCTGCAAAACAGCATtgagagaaaaaaggaaaaaaaaaaaagagaagaagaaaagaccATAACATTGTTAGTGTGTTAGTTGTTGGACAAGATATAACATAATATTCTGATTACAAAATACTAGAAAATGATTACTTTCGAATGAAAAATATCTCCATGCAAATTGACTTCCACCATACCACACATACTTATTTCTCACCTCTAAAATGTCTCCAACGTTAACAACAAAGGCATCAGGAAGATATGAAACAGGAACCCAAGCTCCACCATTCTTAATTTGAAGACCTTCAACCTCATTAACCTGAAGGAGTATGGTTAGAGCAACAGGATCAGAGTGAGGAGATAAGCCCATTACAAGCTCTGGTTGAGGACAAGGTGGATAATAATTCATTCTCATCATTTGTgtcccatcttcttcaaatagTACATTCATATCTTCTGCTTTCATCCCTAATGCCTTAGCCATTTTGTGCATAATTTTCATGGCAAGTTCATTGAGTTCTGCTGAGTATTGTTCCAGCACATCCCTTGATAGTTCAAGAATTTAAATAACAACGATCATTGATTAGTAAGGAATCATTAAACGTTATGTACGgtgtaaaaaaattataccatCTGATTGTTAATTAGTATAGAGTTCATTGCGAGTAACACTTTAAGAACGTCATGACATATACGTGTATTAATATATGCGCACTTGTTAAGTTATACATTCTATCATAACATCTTTACACTATTAAAGTGCATAAATCTAATCTTCGCTACAAATTAAATTAAAGTCCTATCTATCTTTAGACTCAAAATTAAGTAGATTTTTTGTCTGCTAAATTAATTAAGGCATTTTGGATTATAGAAAGCATGAGAGTAAAATATAGGAATAATCACTCAATTCTTATTTTATTGCACCAAATTAAATTGTATTTTTCAACAAAAAGTCACTCTAACTTTCCCTATACAATAATCGCATGTGTATGTGTGGGCACTGATAAAAGGATTATACACCCAAAAGTGAGGTTATCGATTATTAATTGCCATGTGTCCTAAACACTAGCTATATTCGCCCAATTAATCAAAAGTTCTCTTCGTTGGTTGCactcaaatcatcaaaattatccaCCCTGCCATATTTATTATCTCAGCCTTCGACTTTTATGTGTGGATCCAAAATTATACCACTCCAATTGACTATGCACTTTTAAAATTGGTAATATTGAATTCATTGTAATTAGAATATTATGGATTCTCaacatatttatgaaattttattttgttttatatatgGGTAACATGAGATATAGATAGATACCTAAATGAGAGAGGGAGGTTTGGAAATAAGTGAGGTTTTCTCAAATGAGTAGGAAGAGTGATCATGTATAGCATGTCCGCCCAATCTAACTTTTGTTCTTCAGATACAACAAAGGCTTGCCCATATCCTTCGAGATCTCCTTCTTGTTGCTCgaacttcttcttctcttccattggtaaatcgaAAAATGCTTTGATTTCTGACTTCACTTTCTCTATCAATGATGAACTCACCCCATGATTCACCACCTGCACGTGCATGCATGTAAACAATTTTGAAAATCCATATATATAATAGTTGTTCTCTGTATTTCTTCACTTGTAGTGACAGTTGGTAACAAAATAATGTAGTATTTGATTAACAATCATGCATGGGACACGAAGGTACATTATATTGTATCATcaagttttatttaaaaagaaatggaTACAATAATAGGAGGGACACGAAAAGATTATCTAAAAGATTGCAAAATTTTGTTTCTTCCTATGTTTCAACGAAAAGGGTTAACAAAGATGTCACTTTTATATTTAAGGGAAAAGACACGAAGGTAACAGGTCGAATATTATGTTTATTCTTTTGGAACACCAAACTTTCTATAACATAAGACCTAAAACAATGAACGTTTGATACATCATTGTAATATATCCATATatagtataaaatatataaacctGGAAAAATCCCCATTCTTTGCAAGCAAGATGAAGCCTCTCAAGCTCTGCATCATCCTGACCATCTCCAATTTCCAGTAGTTCTTTCATATCAATAACTGGAACTTGAGGCAATAATATTGAAGGATTATATGATTGATTTTCGATATCATTACGAATATATCGCGGCGGAACAGCTGCTAGTTGTTGCATTGCCAGTCGTTGAACGTTAGGAACTCTCAAAGACCCACCTAGCTTTCTCAACCTGGCTTCTTCCATTGATGATTTCTTAAGAGTTCACATCTTtattcttaagagaaacttgTTTTTAGATATATAGATGTGAAATATTcactttattatatataaatatggaaatatgtGGAACACGTGATCATGATAGTATATGTTTTCTAATCACATGTAACAAACATACTTGAGTGCAAGTGGTTTTAAACGtacatgatttttgaaaaaaattcaatgcGTACATCATACTTGGGTAGGGCcggacatattttggtttaaatcgaaaaaatcgaaaaatcgactcaaaatttaattttggtttattttttgatttttcggattggtttcagtttcaaattttagaaattcagttaaacggtttggttttcGGATTTTCAAAAAAGTAATTCGGATAAATCGAAAAaccgaaattatataaataatatattataatttatatatatatatatattattattatatatgtaaatatactaaaaatataattaatctaatataacatataaatatataaattataatcatttagtaaccctaaattctaatatattgctttgctttagaccctaacattaaTGTGAAGGCTTCAGTGGCGCTCAATCATCCTCAGTTCGTCAGTTCGTTTGAAATTTCAATATCGCCAACGACAGTCGGCAGTCGTTTGCTCGGTTCGTCACTGCCGTCGGCAACCACTGCCGAGTGCGGCCACTGCTGTCATGCCAATGGCGATAACTTAGCGAGGTCGacatttatggttatttcatgtgtattgaattaattttatttgagaatgaaaaataggtttgaaaaaaagattatttttctagaaaaatcaccaattttaaatgttcactactttaatctttaaaatcgaaataaaaattcgAATTTATAAAAACtgaaccaaaccgaaataattttggtttggttatggttttctgtTTCATCAATCCGAAAATCGAAccaatattcaacaatcaaatcgAACAAACCGAATGTCCACCCCTATTAACTTGGGTGATctacttctcttctttcttttcccTAACGTTTctacttctcttctttctttccctaACGTATCTactgcttttctttactttttgctCTTCTTGTTGGGAGCTTAcgtattttttcttattttcagaatcaaatataaaaattaaattaaattgacactgcctcaaattgtattttttttctttttctttattatttttaaaattgtattCTTAATATGTACATACGATAGAATTTCTAGCTTCTAGACTTTTAACTTATAAACTATAAACTCATCGAAATAGATGTTAATTcatcttttcatttgattttacaAGTAAAATCCACTATATATGTTCCAATTTTCAATTAATGAGTCGTACCTCACACAAACTTTGTTTGTTTGTTATTGAGACCCACCATAGATATTTTCATGGTTTTGTGATCATAAGTCAACACCTAATGTATATAGTTGATGTGTCCATCCAAAATCGTGATCAGCGCCTGATGAGTTCCATCACGNNNNNNNNNNNNNNNNNNNNNNNNNNNNNNNNNNNNNNNNNNNNNNNNNNNNNNNNNNNNNNNNNNNNNNNNNNNNNNNNNNNNNNNNNNNNNNNNNNNNNNNNNNNNNNNNNNNNNNNNNNNNNNNNNNNNNNNNNNNNNNNNNNNNNNNNNNNNNNNNNNNNNNNNNNNNNNNNNNNNNNNNNNNNNNNNNNNNNNNNNNNNNNNNNNNNNNNNNNNNNNNNNNNNNNNNNNNNNNNNNNNNNNNNNNNNNNNNNNNNNNNNNNNNNNNNNNNNNNNNNNNNNNNNNNNNNNNNNNNNNNNNNNNNNNNNNNNNNNNNNNNNNNNNNNNNNNNNNNNNNNNNNNNNNNNNNNNNNNNNNNNNNNNNNNNNNNNNNNNNNNNNNNNNNNNNNNNNNNNNNNNNNNNNNNNNNNNNNNNNNNNNNNNNNNNNNNNNNNNNNNNNNNNNNNNNNNNNNNNNNNNNNNNNNNNNNNNNNNNNNNNNNNNNNNNNNNNNNNNNNNNNNNNNNNNNNNNNNNNNNNNNNNNNNNNNNNNNNNNNNNNNNNNNNNNNNNNNNNNNNNNNNNNNNNNNNNNNNNNNNNNNNNNNNNNNNNNNNNNNNNNNNNNNNNNNNNNNNNNNNNNNNNNNNNNNNNNNNNNNNNNNNNNNNNNNNNNNNNNNNNNNNNNNNNNNNNNNNNNNNNNNNNNNNNNNNNNNNNNNNNNNNNNNNNNNNNNNNNNNNNNNNNNNNNNNNNNNNNNNNNNNNNNNNNNNNNNNNNNNNNNNNNNNNNNNNNNNNNNNNNNNNNNNNNNNNNNNNNNNNNNNNNNNNNNNNNNNNNNNNNNNNNNNNNNNNNNNNNNNNNNNNNNNNNNNNNNNNNNNNNNNNNNNNNNNNNNNNNNNNNNNNNNNNNNNNNNNNNNNNNNNNNNNNNNNNNNNNNNNNNNNNNNNNNNNNNNNNNNNNNNNNNNNNNNNNNNNNNNNNNNNNNNNNNNNNNNNNNNNNNNNNNNNNNNNNNNNNNNNNNNNNNNNNNNNNNNNNNNNNNNNNNNNNNNNNNNNNNNNNNNNNNNNNNNNNNNNNNNNNNNNNNNNNNNNNNNNNNNNNNNNNNNNNNNNNNNNNNNNNNNNNNNNNNNNNNNNNNNNNNNNNNNNNNNNNNNNNNNNNNNNNNNNNNNNNNNNNNNNNNNNNNNNNNNNNNNNNNNNNNNNNNNNNNNNNNNNNNNNNNNNNNNNNNNNNNNNNNNNNNNNNNNNNNNNNNNNNNNNNNNNNNNNNNNNNNNNNNNNNNNNNNNNNNNNNNNNNNNNNNNNNNNNNNNNNNNNNNNNNNNNNNNNNNNNNNNNNNNNNNNNNNNNNNNNNNNNNNNNNNNNNNNNNNNNNNNNNNNNNNNNNNNNNNNNNNNNNNNNNNNNNNNNNNNNNNNNNNNNNNNNNNNNNNNNNNNNNNNNNNNNNNNNNNNNNNNNNNNNNNNNNNNNNNNNNNNNNNNNNNNNNNNNNNNNNNNNNNNNNNNNNNNNNNNNNNNNNNNNNNNNNNNNNNNNNNNNNNNNNNNNNNNNNNNNNNNNNNNNNNNNNNNNNNNNNNNNNNNNNNNNNNNNNNNNNNNNNNNNNNNNNNNNNNNNNNNNNNNNNNNNNNNNNNNNNNNNNNNNNNNNNNNNNNNNNNNNNNNNNNNNNNNNNNNNNNNNNNNNNNNNNNNNNNNNNNNNNNNNNNNNNNNNNNNNNNNNNNNNNNNNNNNNNNNNNNNNNNNNNNNNNNNNNNNNNNNNNNNNNNNNNNNNNNNNNNNNNNNNNNNNNNNNNNNNNNNNNNNNNNNNNNNNNNNNNNNNNNNNNNNNNNNNNNNNNNNNNNNNNNNNNNNNNNNNNNNNNNNNNNNNNNNNNNNNNNNNNNNNNNNNNNNNNNNNNNNNNNNNNNNNNNNNNNNNNNNNNNNNNNNNNNNNNNNNNNNNNNNNNNNNNNNNNNNNNNNNNNNNNNNNNNNNNNNNNNNNNNNNNNNNNNNNNNNNNNNNNNNNNNNNNNNNNNNNNNNNNNNNNNNNNNNNNNNNNNNNNNNNNNNNNNNNNNNNNNNNNNNNNNNNNNNNNNNNNNNNNNNNNNNNNNNNNNNNNNNNNNNNNNNNNNNNNNNNNNNNNNNNNNNNNNNNNNNNNNNNNNNNNNNNNNNNNNNNNNNNNNNNNNNNNNNNNNNNNNNNNNNNNNNNNNNNNNNNNNNNNNNNNNNNNNNNNNNNNNNNNNNNNNNNNNNNNNNNNNNNNNNNNNNNNNNNNNNNNNNNNNNNNNNNNNNNNNNNNNNNNNNNNNNNNNNNNNNNNNNNNNNNNNNNNNNNNNNNNNNNNNNNNNNNNNNNNNNNNNNNNNNNNNNNNNNNNNNNNNNNNNNNNNNNNNNNNNNNNNNNNNNNNNNNNNNNNNNNNNNNNNNNNNNNNNNNNNNNNNNNNNNNNNNNNNNNNNNNNNNNNNNNNNNNNNNNNNNNNNNNNNNNNNNNNNNNNNNNNNNNNNNNNNNNNNNNNNNNNNNNNNNNNNNNNNNNNNNNNNNNNNNNNNNNNNNNNNNNNNNNNNNNNNNNNNNNNNNNNNNNNNNNNNNNNNNNNNNNNNNNNNNNNNNNNNNNNNNNNNNNNNNNNNNNNNNNNNNNNNNNNNNNNNNNNNNNNNNNNNNNNNNNNNNNNNNNNNNNNNNNNNNNNNNNNNNNNNNNNNNNNNNNNNNNNNNNNNNNNNNNNNNNNNNNNNNNNNNNNNNNNNNNNNNNNNNNNNNNNNNNNNNNNNNNNNNNNNNNNNNNNNNNNNNNNNNNNNNNNNNNNNNNNNNNNNNNNNNNNNNNNNNNNNNNNNNNNNNNNNNNNNNNNNNNNNNNNNNNNNNNNNNNNNNNNNNNNNNNNNNNNNNNNNNNNNNNNNNNNNNNNNNNNNNNN comes from Capsicum annuum cultivar UCD-10X-F1 chromosome 2, UCD10Xv1.1, whole genome shotgun sequence and encodes:
- the LOC107859175 gene encoding protein SRG1: MEEARLRKLGGSLRVPNVQRLAMQQLAAVPPRYIRNDIENQSYNPSILLPQVPVIDMKELLEIGDGQDDAELERLHLACKEWGFFQVVNHGVSSSLIEKVKSEIKAFFDLPMEEKKKFEQQEGDLEGYGQAFVVSEEQKLDWADMLYMITLPTHLRKPHLFPNLPLSFRDVLEQYSAELNELAMKIMHKMAKALGMKAEDMNVLFEEDGTQMMRMNYYPPCPQPELVMGLSPHSDPVALTILLQVNEVEGLQIKNGGAWVPVSYLPDAFVVNVGDILEIVTNGIYKSIEHRAMVSKERERMSIATLLSPKLDGDLGPAPSLLTAQTPAQFRRIGVVDYFKGFFSRELVGKSYIDTIRIGNRDDASN